A segment of the Acetonema longum DSM 6540 genome:
CATCAAGAGCAAAATCTGCAATCCCAGATGGATACTCTGAAACAAAGTCTTGGCAGGCTGGAATCCAGGGTTCAGAGGCAGGCACTGGGTTGGAAACCGGTCTGCCGGCCTTGCCGGAAATAATGCTGCGGCAGGAAATATGGAAATAGATGTGGAATTTAAGTGATACATACATCATCCAAATTTGACAAATTTCACGGAAGGGGGAATTTCTTTTGCAGTATCTCTACATGTCGAGGATACTCAGAAACTTTTTACTGTTGCTTTTCATTCTTGCTGCTGTTACAGCCGGCAGTTCAGCCGATGCGGCTCCGGAAAAGATTCTGATCATGCCGAATATCGGCTATGTAAAACTGCCGGGGGACATTAATCTCACCCCTCTTAAAAGCACTACCGGTCCGGCCTGGGATTTGGCAGGCCAAGACCAGGATAAGGGTAAGGCAGTCTCCCGCACCGCCCGCTTGACGGCCTCCGAATATCCACCCGCTAGTCTGGGAGTGGACAAGTCCCTGTTCACCACCACCGCCCGCCCGCAGAGCGGACAGGCCGCTCAGGTCGGAGATGCCGTCAAGCGGTATATGACCCGTTATCTGGCGCAAAACGGCGGCAAGTTGTTAAACTTTTATCCGACCGAGACCGCCCCTATTGGCAACCGCCGGGCCTGGGCCTTTTCCATGCGGGCGGACCTGGGTTACGAAGGCGCCTCTTCGGTATTTATCAAAACCTATATGCTGGTTACCGACACTCGGGTGACCGAAGTGATGCTGGTCTGTCCCGACAGTGACCGTCGCTACTGGGGGCCGATGCTAAGCCGGGCCATGGCCACCTCCGGGGGCCGTTGAAAAAGGATCGTCTGCATCGCAAACTTTTACAAAGTTTAGGTTGCGCGGCTTCCTTTCATGTGATATAATCATTAAACGTGAGAGTGGTTTGAGCAAAGCGAGGTGCAGCATAGAATGAAAGAAAAAATTCACCCCCAATATGGTGAAGCCAAAGTGATATGTGGTTGCGGCAATACCTTTACAACCGGTTCGGTAAAAAAAGAATTGCGTGTAGACGTATGTTCCGCCTGTCATCCTTTTTTCACAGGACAACAGCGTAATATGGCGGCTCGCGGTCGTATCGAGAAATTCAACAAACGTTACGGCCAGGAAGGCTAATTTGCCTATCTCTATACTTTTTTACGCCAAAAACCTAAAGGCAGAGCAGAAATGCTCTGCTCTATTTATATACATTAGAAATTTGAGAGGAAGAAAGCCATCGTGAAACCTAAAGTCTATATCGGCGGTCAGGCGGTGATTGAAGGCGTGATGATGCGTGGCCCGAAAGAAATCGCCACTGCCGTGCGGGAACCGTCCGGAGAGATTATCCTGCAAAAAGACGTATTCACATCCATTACCGACCGCTTTCCTGTCTTAAAAAAGCCCATGCTGCGTGGCGTGGTTTCTTTGGCCGAATCGCTTGTATACGGTCTCAAGGCCCTTTCCTTTTCCGCTCAGGCGGCGGGAGAAGAGGGGGAGCAGCTTTCTACCAAAGAGATCGTCTTAACCATGCTGTTTGCTCTGGGGCTGGCAGTTCTGCTGTTTATCGCCATTCCTACCTTTGCGGCCAAATATATTTATAGTGCCGTCAGCGATCCCTTCCTCCTGAATCTGTTTGAAGGACTGCTCAGACTGGTCATTTTTCTCGCCTATATCGTTGCTATTTCTCAAATGAAAGATATTCAACGGGTTTTTGCCTATCATGGCGCTGAGCATAAAACCATCCATGCTTATGAAGCCGGAGCACCGCTGGACCCGGAGCATGTCCGGGGCTACAGCCGCCTGCATCCTCGTTGTGGCACCAATTTTCTTCTGATTGTGATGGTAATCAGCATCATTACCTTTGCTTTTCTTGGATGGCCTAGTTTATTCTGGCGCATCCTGTCCCGGATCCTCTTGATGCCGCTGGTGGCCGGGATATCCTACGAGATCATCCGCTTTGCCGGACGCAGTCAAAACCGGCTGGTAGCCTGTATCGTAACGCCTGGGTTGTGGTTGCAGTATCTGACCACCCGGGAACCGGATGACAGCCAGATCGAAGTAGCCATCCGGGCCCTGGAAGCCGTCAAACCGGCGGAAACCGTTGTACCTGACAGGGATTCAAATCGAGCCAATCCAGGGGTGAATAGCGATGCTTGAAAAATTACAAGCTATTGAAGACAAGTATTTAGAGTTGGAAGGCTTGATTAGCAATCCGGCTGTCATGCAGGATATGGATACCTGGCAGAAGCATACCAAGGCTCACTCCAAGCTGACCGGTGTGGTCGCCAAGTTCCGTGAATATAAGCAAATGCAAAAAGATCTGACCAATACCCGGGAAATGCTGAAAGAAAGCGATCCGGAACTGCGGGAAATGGCTCAAGCAGAATTCGAAGACTTGAAAAGCCGCAATGAAGAATTAGAGCAGGAATTGCATATTCTGCTCCTGCCTCGGGACCCTAACGACGAGAAGAATGTCATCGTGGAGATTCGTGGCGGGGCCGGCGGCGATGAAGCGGCTCTTTTCGCCGGTGATATGTTCCGCATGTATACCCGTTATGCCGACACCCAGGGCTGGCGCACTGAGGTTCTCGACGCTAACCCTACCGGTCTGGGCGGGTTTAAAGAAGTCATTTTTCTGATCGAAGGTGACGGGGTATACAGCAAAATGAAATATGAAAGCGGCGTGCACCGGGTGCAGCGGGTGCCTGAAACCGAGGCCAACGGCCGCATTCATACCTCCACCATCACCGTGGCAGTGATGCCTGAAGCTGAAGAGGTAGAGGTAGACATCAGCCCCAATGACCTGCGGATTGATACCTATTGCGCTTCCGGCGCCGGCGGTCAGCATATCAATAAAACCGAGTCGGCCGTCCGGATTACCCATCTGCCTACCGGCGTGGTAGTACAGTGCCAGGATGAGAAATCCCAGTTGAAAAACCGGGATAAGGCTATGAGGGTCCTCGGCCAAAGTTTTGGAAATTGCCCAGGAATCCCAGCGGGCCGAGGAAGCTGCGGCCAGAAAAAGCCAGGTAGGCACAGGCGACCGCAGCGAGCGTATCCGTACCTACAACTTCCCGCAGGGAAGGGTCACCGACCACCGGATTGGTTTGACTCTGCACAAACTGGATTTTATCTTGAACGGTGACCTGGAGGAATTGATTCAGGGTCTAATTACGTACTACCAAAGTGAACGAATGAAACAAATGGAGTAAAAAAGTGAGCGACGCGAAGAAAAACAATTGGACGATCGGGGAAATTCTCCAGTGGACCAAGCAGTATTTCAGCGAAAAAGGCGTGGAGAATCCGCGCCTGGATGCTGAAGTACTGCTTTCTGATATTGTAAAGCTGGATCGGCTGCGGCTGTACGTGAATTTTGATCAGCCCCTGCAGCAGCAGGAATTAGACCGTTACCGGGATTATGTGAAAAAACGGGTTATGCGGCTGCCGGTAGCTTATATTCTGGGACGCAAGGAGTTCATGGGACTGGAGTTTGCCGTAAATCCGGCGGTGCTCATCCCACGGCCGGAAACTGAACTGCTGGTGGAAACCGTTTTAAAGCGGCTTGAAGGCTGTCAGAATCCTGCGATCTTAGACATTGGCACCGGCAGCGGCGCTATTATTCTCAGTGTCTTAAAACTATTGCCTGCGGCAACCGGTCTGGCCGTGGATATTTCTCCCCAGGCTTTGGCAGTGGCCCGGGACAACGCCGACCGGCTGGGAGTGGCGGAACGGGTAACCTTCCGGGAGAGCAATTTGCTGACGGCGCTGGGAGAACCGGATAAGCCAGCCGGAGGGTTTGACGCCATCCTGTCCAATCCTCCTTACATTAAAGATGAAGACATTCCGGTTCTCGCGCCGGAAGTGGGAAAGGAACCCCGAACCGCTTTAGCCGGCGGCAGGGATGGTCTGGATTTTTACCGCCTGATCCTGCAAGAGGCCGCCGGCTATCTGCAGCCGGAAGGCTTTCTGGCCTGGGAAATCGGAGCGGGTCAGTCGGAAGACATCAGCCGGCTTGCCCGGGAATCAGGCTGGACCGTGACCGACGTACTCAAGGACCTCGCCGGCATTGAGCGGGTTATGGTTCTAATAATTGGTAAATAAATATTGAAAGGAAGATATAGGACTTTGTTGAAAAATTATCTGTGGTCTAGAATCTGGGACCGTCCAAAAAGGTTCAGATGCTAGGTAAGAACAACGCAGATGAGCCTTTTTCAACGGTCCCCCTATGATATATGAAAACACGTTACATCTATGTTAACCCCCAAGACCCGGAGCAAAACGCCATTGATCTGGCGGCCGAAGTGATCCGCCGGGGCAGACTGGCGGCCTTTCCCACAGAAACAGTGTATGGATTGGGCGGCAACGGTCTTGACCCGGAAGCCGTCCGGAGCATTTTTGCCGCCAAAGGACGGCCCGGGGACAATCCGCTGATTTTACATATTGCCGCCACGGAGGAAGCCGAGCGGCTGGTCAAAACCGTTACACCCAATGCCGCCGCCTTGATGCAGCGCTTTTGGCCCGGCCCTCTCACCGTTGTGCTGGAGAAGTCAGACCTCGTTCCTTTGGTTGTAACCGGCGGATTGAATACTGTGGCTATCCGCCTGCCTGACTCCTTGGTGGCCAGGAGACTGATCAGCGCCGCCGGCGTTCCGGTTGCCGCCCCCAGTGCCAATACCTCCGGTCGCCCCAGTCCGGCCAATGCCAAAGCTGTATTGAGCGACCTGGATGGTAAAATTGATATGGTATTGGATGCCGGTCCCTGCCGAATCGGCGTGGAATCCACTGTGGTAGACTGCACCACGCCGGTGCCTACACTCTTAAGACCGGGCGGTATTACTCTGGAAATGCTGCTGGAGGTACTTGGAGAGGTAGAAGCTGCCCCGGCTCTGTCGGGCTTACATACCACAGTTCCCCGCTCTCCCGGCATGAAATACACTCATTATGCCCCCAGTGCTCCCATGAGGCTGGTGGAAGCTACGGATTCGGCGATGCCGGTTATCCTGGAGCGGTACATTGCCGAGGCTCAGGCAACAGGACAGGTGGTGGGGGCTTTGGTCTCCGGTGAGACAGCGGAACGTTTGCCTGACGGGGTGGTCAGCGCCGTCTATGGACCCCGCAGCCGGCCGGATATGATTGCAGCCCGGCTGTATGACTGCCTGCGTCAATTTGACAATACCCCGGTGGATGTGATCTTTGCCGAAGGCATTGCCGACAAGGGACTGGGACTGGCAGTCATGAACCGCATGCGCAAAGCCGCAGGCTATGACATTATTCGGGAGTAAATTCTGATACAGCCTTATCTCACATATATATTGAAGTGAGGTGAGCAAGATGAGCTTATTGGAATTGGTCGTTTTGA
Coding sequences within it:
- a CDS encoding DUF1385 domain-containing protein encodes the protein MKPKVYIGGQAVIEGVMMRGPKEIATAVREPSGEIILQKDVFTSITDRFPVLKKPMLRGVVSLAESLVYGLKALSFSAQAAGEEGEQLSTKEIVLTMLFALGLAVLLFIAIPTFAAKYIYSAVSDPFLLNLFEGLLRLVIFLAYIVAISQMKDIQRVFAYHGAEHKTIHAYEAGAPLDPEHVRGYSRLHPRCGTNFLLIVMVISIITFAFLGWPSLFWRILSRILLMPLVAGISYEIIRFAGRSQNRLVACIVTPGLWLQYLTTREPDDSQIEVAIRALEAVKPAETVVPDRDSNRANPGVNSDA
- the rpmE gene encoding 50S ribosomal protein L31 — its product is MKEKIHPQYGEAKVICGCGNTFTTGSVKKELRVDVCSACHPFFTGQQRNMAARGRIEKFNKRYGQEG
- the prmC gene encoding peptide chain release factor N(5)-glutamine methyltransferase encodes the protein MSDAKKNNWTIGEILQWTKQYFSEKGVENPRLDAEVLLSDIVKLDRLRLYVNFDQPLQQQELDRYRDYVKKRVMRLPVAYILGRKEFMGLEFAVNPAVLIPRPETELLVETVLKRLEGCQNPAILDIGTGSGAIILSVLKLLPAATGLAVDISPQALAVARDNADRLGVAERVTFRESNLLTALGEPDKPAGGFDAILSNPPYIKDEDIPVLAPEVGKEPRTALAGGRDGLDFYRLILQEAAGYLQPEGFLAWEIGAGQSEDISRLARESGWTVTDVLKDLAGIERVMVLIIGK
- a CDS encoding L-threonylcarbamoyladenylate synthase, yielding MKTRYIYVNPQDPEQNAIDLAAEVIRRGRLAAFPTETVYGLGGNGLDPEAVRSIFAAKGRPGDNPLILHIAATEEAERLVKTVTPNAAALMQRFWPGPLTVVLEKSDLVPLVVTGGLNTVAIRLPDSLVARRLISAAGVPVAAPSANTSGRPSPANAKAVLSDLDGKIDMVLDAGPCRIGVESTVVDCTTPVPTLLRPGGITLEMLLEVLGEVEAAPALSGLHTTVPRSPGMKYTHYAPSAPMRLVEATDSAMPVILERYIAEAQATGQVVGALVSGETAERLPDGVVSAVYGPRSRPDMIAARLYDCLRQFDNTPVDVIFAEGIADKGLGLAVMNRMRKAAGYDIIRE